The Acipenser ruthenus chromosome 11, fAciRut3.2 maternal haplotype, whole genome shotgun sequence region GCCATAGCACAGGGAACAGATTTCAGAACTAAGGTCCAGGAGGAATGAGCAGACCAGATGAGgcaaaagtgaaaaaataaagcaTGAATGACGGTGGAAACAGTTCCAAAGCCACACAGCATACCCATTCTTTGAGTGCAGCTGCTCAACAACCTGCATAACTCTCAATTCTGGCATAACATATTGTACTAGTTTGAGAGCTTAGGTGAAGGAGGCGAGTTACAGTAGTTTGTAACATCTTTGTGATTTTACGCATGTTATGAAGAAGTGCATAAACTGGGGGGGTTTGACTAAAATGTGTTTGACGGCAGTGGCCCCCAGAGGACACAAGGTCTCCCATGAAAGCTGTTTGCCACTTCAGCAagccaaataaaataaagacgACTATAGCTATCTTCTTCAAGGGACTGTATTATATCTCCAATAAAGAATCAAAATGTAAATTCAAATTTGgattaatacaattaatacagAAATTGTAGCTAAAAGAATGATTTGTGCTCGGACTTCTTTCAAACGGATAAGGTTGCTcatgaatgatttattttgttcaggGTTAGAACTAGTGCTGATAGTGCCACCCTGAGGCCAAGCTATAGTTTGCTGCATTATACTTTCACAGAAAGCTCACATCGTGGTCTGATATTTTTCACTTACTGTGAAtgtgctagttttttttttttgaaagacagTGATATTAAGCATATTAACAAATTGTGCAAACATCATTCATGTTTAAATGTTCATGTTTTGCACTGTTTGCAAGTATGCCAAAcatttgcagtgcgcaggtgtagtgatgCTGCAGTGCTCCGGAAtagacacacacaagacagttcacaatgaAAAACAGTTCTTTAAATAGTGTGTTTTGCGCCGTGCAAAACGagggttacagtcctgaaataataagacacttgAATAATTACACGCAACACAGACACGGCCACGTCTCCAgacagtgggtgctctagtgcaGGTGTATGGTGAAAGGACAAACACAGTCAagacagtggtgcagtgtagtccgggatTTGGTGCTGGCGtgtagtgacagctcccggtTTGTGTTTGCCGTCTAGTGACAacaaacaatgaaacaaaacGCAAAACACTCACTGTACTTTTTACTCTCGCGCTTTTCCCTCCTTGTAGTTTACTATAAACCAAGAAACACTGCTCTATAGCTCCTCCACTAAAGAGTGCAACTATGCATGCTACCTACAAAGTAGCATAGCTGACTGCGCTGAAAGACTTTACAAGTGCCTTGACCAGACCTTCTCCCCTGAACTGAGAACATTCACAGAAAATGATGTGtctgtatgtttatttgtgaatttCCTTTAATGTTAAGACCTTTAAAAACGGCTGCAATCCAGCCTGACCATTGCCCATCTTTGGGACATACTGCAATGAGTTACCACATACATTAACATCAGTGGCTCATGACTCTCAGAATGGTCGTCAATCTGGCCCTGAATGCAAAAAGTATGGACCCTCCTGTTTAATGGTAATTGgtaaaaatacaaacatgtacTTACATGGTACGACCATGTAATTACAGTACGACAGATAAACCAATGTTGAAGACCACTACaatgaaattaaacaataattagtcattacaatgtaattacatgccTTCTTAATCTGGTgcaactataaaaaaaacacaaatacacacacaaaataccaacacggtcacaagtccaaagtgagtgctgtagtgctcatggtgcaaatacagtatatcgtgaaacaagtgcagtattgtccgggttagtgctggcctgtagcgacagctccggatcgtgttagccgtctaataacaaaacacaagtaacaaattagagacaaacaaacaaaacactcatggtacgatatatataaacattggtccttccgggtcgttccttaaccataaacgaaGGAGCAGATCACATCACTCCGTCctctatttgtaccgtcactcatgaccccttgataaatgattgcagccgcttctccaatccgcggttgccacaccgtttcccttccgggtcaatgagttagtgcaccgaagctccgccccctttctagatgaccgacttccttttaaccctgggaatgaattgtcaggcaatccagtccagggtactctgttccctttacttagcaccctcacacgtcaggagggagatttaccaccaagaatcattctatttctgtcacagcaaGCCATAGGTGAAATTATTCTGTCactttccaattttttttttgaaagaaattgtgcagctctatgcagtgtgttcaatcactGTTATACATACTGAAGAAGTGCCAAATATGATGTAATGGAATGCAGAAAGCAGTGGAGTCAGACTAAGCACCTCAGTCTTTTAAAAACCTACATACAACTGGACTATGTTGGAGAGGAAGTTAcagcttgttttttctttctctggaaagtgcttttattttatatacatgtagttgacaaacattttgatgaAGTCTTTCTTTTAAAAGGAATTCAAGGgtttgtttgaattattttggGAGATACAGTACCGGTTAGTAAGCCAGTTACCAGTATTATCTACAAAGTTTAGAGgtagtttaaaataatatttgtacCTTTGTACTTATTGTACTTACAGTATCATTGTGGGCTACCAGATATTCAATTGGTTTTGCTTAAAACACAGCTGTGAATATGTTTACTTGGCAGGTTTTATCTCAATGGGTTATCTGACAAATGCTTGTTTCCTATTTGCAGTGGTGTCATCCTAAATGTTCAACTTTTTTTCACGAACGCTTTGTTTACTAAAATTGTAAATGAAACTAATAGACATGTGAGCGTAAAACTAACAAGACCGCGGCGTCACAATTCTATTTGGAACTCCTGGAAACCTGTTACGTTTCCTGAGATGAAGGCATTTTTGGTGTTGAATATGGAACTGaatgtaaaaacagacataaaagaATATTTCTCAGAGGAATGGGCCGACAGAATGCCATTTTTCAAAGATGTATTCAAGAGATCACATTTCTTGCAGATATTTTTGATGCTGCACCTTTGCCCTCCCCACCCAGGTGCCTCAGGCTGCTTTTGTTAGCAGAGGACAAAAGGTCAGGAATGTGGTCAGCTACATAGACACAAAATGCCATGAGCTATTTATCCCAGGTAGAGACATTTGCATAGATGACAGCACCATTGGCTTCAAAGGAAGGATTATCTTCAAGTGCTACAATCCTCAGAAGCCTACCAAGTGGGGGATGCGTGTGTTTGTTTTAGCTGACTGTGAAACTGGTTGTGTCTCTGCTATTGTTCCTTCCTTACTTTGGCAGCCCAACAACAGACTCCCTGCTGAGACATGCCGTTTTCATCAAGAATTGTTCTTCACCTGTGTGAAACATTGCTGCAGACAACAAATGGACATggctttctttcatttgtttacagACAGCTTTTACACAGGTTACGACCTGGCCATGGaactgctaaaaataaaaatctatcttACTGGAACAGTAATTGCCAGCCTTACAAAAACTTATCATGGCAAAACTGCATGGTAATTTTGTtaccatttttccagtttttcccatggttacgctttgaatttaccatggtttgccatgttttttttaatatggttttGCCATATCTCTAAGCTTTATAATGGTCACATATGctttttcactatgctttattacactttactatgcttttactatgatcaGCGTTTAAAAGGGCTAGCAGCATGGGCTGAATTCAAGCTCAGTGTTTTTCATATGGTTAATTTTACAGTATAATAGGAACACAAAATATCCTATGACTGATATAACACTCTTCACATGAGTCACCAGTGCATTGCTCTAGTCTAGTGTACGTGCCATACCCCTCTCCTACCTGCACTAAGCACATACCTGTTTGCATGCAGTGCTTTAGCATGTTCAGATACTGTCTCCTTATCTGTGTATGCATGTATTCTGTGCTGTAGATGTTGGCAATGCTGCACAGATACATCTTCTGTCCTGTAGTCATGTCCGGGTGCTGAAATAACCAAACCACAGAAAATATACCGTATACATAGAACAACGGAATACATTATCCAGATTGGGCAGTAAATACAGTGCGATTGAAAAGTAACGcaccaacaaaaagaaaaagaaacataaatagaAAGACGTGTTCTCTaatcacctccccccccccccccccctcccccaaggaGCGTGGCTATTGAGTCACCCTATACTGTAGAAAGGGGGCAGCCCTCATTGACTTGGGAATGTGTACAGATTTCAGTTGGGGTGTGCCAGACAGCTGCATGGCTTTAGAATGCAATGTCTCTTGGCTCTTGATTGTGTCTGTCTGGTCTATAACAGcaaggagaaaaacaaaaaatggtacAGAAAATCACAAATCTAGCAGAACTTAGTgtgctttttgtgtgtgtgtgtattttaagtCATTTAAACAATCTAAACCTCCTAGTGTGCTTTTTCACCAGTGTGGCCCAAATAACACACTAtaaactagggcagcagtgtggagtagatgttagggctctggactcttgatcggagggtcgtgggttcaatcccaggtgggggacactgctgctgtacccttgagcaaggtattttatctagattgctccagtaaaaagccaactgtataaatgggtaattgtatgtaaaaaaaaataatgtgatctctgtataatgtgaaataatgtataatgtgatctcttgtaacaattgtaagtagccctggataagggcgtctgctaagaaataaataataataaaataataataatagaagaggATTGCCAGTGAAGCAAGGcctcaaactgaaaaaaatgagACATTCAGCAAGGACAACAAGGTTGGTGCTAGGATGGAAGGACAAAAGGCTAGTGCTCATGTTGAGCACCTTCCATGGCAGTGACTGTGAGAAGGTACAGCGCATCATCAAGCGAGGAGCAATTGAAGAGCTGGACAAGCCTTCAGTGATCTGTGATTACACCAGCAAGATGGGTGCAGTGGACCGGGCGGATCACTACTCTGCCAGCTATGCTTTCACAAGAAAGTCTCTTAAGTGGTGGAGGAAGATGTTCTTTTGGCTGCTGGAAGTAGCAATTGTGAACAGTGCtattgtcacagacggttctagCATGTCCCTTTtttgctataagtcattagatccttttgcatggaagacctcggttgcaagggtgtgtggttctttgatggactcagattcagttgaaatgtgtttgcccactgacgatgggaaggagaatgtagagatgggagcccagctaacaagatttaagttttgcaggtatcaggcttttaaagactgtcacccacacctgtgagcagaaacagactcactgagagcagaaactgacccaagactgtcacagctactggaagcaggctgatctttgggatacaaattgaacatttgtgaaactgcaacaaatattgtaatgactgtaatgtgttttaaagaatatacaaacattagaaaatattattagcagatctgtgtaaggcctgtgagaaggagttcattgcactgaaggtcagactgacctgctgaaagttccaaacctcccttatcaggcaaaagcatcttttaaaatagactcagagtctcaaaacattctgatctaGAGAGAGCAGCACGgtagaatctatggagcacagttaatatgcttgAAGCAAttgaactaggtttgattatagtaagaaaaagcaaaagtatttaaataaataagaaacctaatataataacattaagtaaatgtatgagcagtcctaagtttaaatattcaattaatattaatattaataattaaaattaacctcttgccttctgtgtatatcaaggaagtaaaacagaattgtagtttataagagattgctatactgacatatctgaattagaactacatgttataaaatcatttaaagtataaactgtaactctaacagtaaacttgctgaaggaatacaaCTAATGTAACCTcgttctcatctgcttgtagtaaaagcagtgttgaagatgactaattggttttggccgatgaagcagggatttttgatggtcagcgatttaaaagccaagatcatgtctataatgagcgatctcgttaatattaacgaacggaaatacctttcggagaacagaagataggagtttatcttacaataatcattttctatatataacagaaatgaattagaacctggcaggaagagatgggaatggaaagtGTAGGATGTGTTAAtacgttaagttagatattggtttgaaataatgagtattgaaaaatgctGACAATAGTGTTTCATAGTAATCAActctaaaattggcaaaaagcataggttgtcttaaaacccgttttgactggattttgtatgaacagtgaagaaggtcagacaCAGTTCAGTCGCTATAAcactattacattttaatatgtttaattctagcctgtatttagatataaataactggaccttccctTAAAATCTTGAACAATTTATCAATAGAGTAAaacaatattacaatttctaggagttgctgttatactgaagtaacttaattagaaatacatcttataatgccatttaaagataaactgGTCAAAGAACATAGTAaatgtttattataacagaagcatggcactGACAACATTGCAACCATATTGTTGACACGTTTACGATAATGTTCAATTCATTTAAtcgatttaagaattagttcagtttctccaactaaacaaaaagtatttagaCATTACTATataaattaaaccaaagaatatacatgtttagtttGTATAAAGAttttttactgcagtaagaaacaaaggtatttgtttacagggaaactgtaaagtgaaagaattaaatgtttgtctcagatacacagtagaattctggaagactagaccttcaaaaaataaagcttagtctttggcacctcaaagcaggattcggtgttggctcttgAAAGcaggatttgccaaccttgaatgataaccaacggaaggtgctttaagaaagacagtaGTATGTATCTCactatattataagaaaataatgagagctgagtTATAAAAAATAGGATGTAAGAGTTTtttgtattatctgaaaagatacctgTCCATTTGTCTCTTGAatcggccaaaaaatgacttcatgcggtgaatttgttaaagtgcttacagtggagcttcatattaattaaaacactagccttggcaagaaaacagggtgtctgaaacctgcttgtgcaggcgaattttagaaacagagagagagatcaggcttggtccaagcatgttaatacaaggctattatatttaacatattttattatatcttgaatttaaatgaaactaattgaaccgaccactgtatgcttactcaaaggcagtctttgtcaaatactttgttaacacacatttgtatatgaagttaaactggcccattgataACACACTGAAAACGTAATGTAATATGCGGCTAAGAGGGACATGTATTTTTGACTCaacttaatataatcaaatagagctggtgttacatattaaaaacatctctcatatgtacacatatacttgtattatattatagcaaggattctgtgaactttggtccacctgactttttagaaaaaggaggagttggaaaaagagagcgatgaaatcatgttccaatatttttagcaagaagttatatccaatcagttttgaaaaaggagttgaacagatccttctagaatgtataattaacttaaagataagaaatgtcaaggccgagtgatgattagatttacttgggacctgatgtattcaatggagggaaaatcctataaaaacctagGTAAAACCCGAGTCAAGTATCGcacgacttgctaactacaagttgtgtggtccatgctctgaggatctctgaaaaactgattgctgtttgatcgtgttcacaagtctctgccttttgaagacagttcttatttttcaatatatcctacactacacttccatatactggaaggtaagcatatatttgaatttaatatctcttttatattgatgcattgctataaggtatagaaattatgttttagtcttaagagagtgatatatattgaatgttctagaatttagcggtgggatttttagctttatgcatgtatAGCCTAAGGActaagcatataattaaccatatctgtattactatattgaagtattaatgctgttaaacctgtaaagcactggatcgcccagactgctttttacttgggatttatggtggtctgcacaaccaaccaatccaatttttaacataagcatttaataacccgaaaagagcactactactgctctgattcgttaaaacttcaaattaaatgagtctgtgtgattttctttattattaaaaagtcatcttGATACATtccaagcccagtgcacgaacaatccactacaggagttttaaacatcttaaCGTCCTCCTGAACCTCTCACCTGAGTTTAgtagtgtgctcagagcatatacagtacataaataaaaagagtatgttgcAAAAAATTCTTGACACTATCCTGTTCAATTTGATGAAGGTGGAATCAGGACAGCTACATGTTTGCCATTAAACCTTCAGGAAAGCCTTACTGGTACAACTGGTGGGAAATGTTCATAACCCTGGCTCAAGAAAACGTGGTCGTCCATCATCAACAGACAGAGAAGAAAGACTGAATGAAAAGCCACATTTCATCACCAGAAATGAATCAAAGAGCACCAAAGACTGTGCAGTGTGCACTGACAGAAAGACaaaaggggggaggagagagactgtATGGTCCTGCAAAACCTGCTCAAGGCAGCCAGGGTTACACCCAGGTGACTGCTTTGAAAGATACCATACCATGGACACATACAGATGATTTCCGTCAGTGTAAATGCCTTTTTTGTTTGCAAACACGCCTGATATAAATTGTTATAAAATTGATGAAAAATAATTTTTAGTtaatagtttttgtttgtttgttagtagtgTGTAATTGATTTGTAAAAAGTTTTGTACCTGACTGATTATTCTAAAGGTACTATAATcaagcaaaaacaaacattttgtgaaattgtgttttttgtgAACTTTCTAAATAAGCATGCCTGGAAAAGAGTGCTTCTGTTTTACACAAGGAAAAGCTGAGCTACCCCCACTTTACTTTGTTTTATAGGACTTGGAAGCCTTCCGTAAAATTAACTTCATACACCAGACAATAGAGCCAATGCATTTTAAGTATTCTTCATTTAAAGTGATAAACTCCCTACTATTTAAGCTACTGTATTAAAACATTGTTACAGGTGTCTTGTGT contains the following coding sequences:
- the LOC131739340 gene encoding LOW QUALITY PROTEIN: uncharacterized protein LOC131739340 (The sequence of the model RefSeq protein was modified relative to this genomic sequence to represent the inferred CDS: inserted 2 bases in 1 codon; substituted 1 base at 1 genomic stop codon), whose translation is MELNVKTDIKEYFSEEWADRMPFFKDVFKRSHFLQIFLMLHLCPPHPGASGCFCXQRTXKVRNVVSYIDTKCHELFIPGRDICIDDSTIGFKGRIIFKCYNPQKPTKWGMRVFVLADCETGCVSAIVPSLLWQPNNRLPAETCRFHQELFFTCVKHCCRQQMDMAFFHLFTDSFYTGYDLAMELLKIKIYLTGTVIASLTKTYHGKTAW